From one Acidimicrobiales bacterium genomic stretch:
- a CDS encoding argininosuccinate synthase codes for MAKRVVLAYSGGLDTSVAVRWMIEHHGVEVITVACDLGQGGDWEGLQAKAFAAGAVEAIVVDCREEFARDFLAPALKANALYEGRYPLVSALSRPVIVRHLVAAARYHGADAVAHGCTGKGNDQVRFEVATRALAPDLEILAPVRNWGMTREDSIAYAEQHDIPVAATREKLYSIDDNLWGRAIECGEMEDPWARPPEGVWSLTTVKASEAREVVVGFDQGVPVSIDGEVRPLHDLVVEMNEIVGAYGWGRLDMVENRRVGIKSRETYEAPGALALIQAHQDLESITLERDVTHEKQRLEGRYADLVYDGMWYSPLKEALDAFVDSTQRFVSGEVRLRLEPGRCYVVGRRSPHSLYDYGLATYDAADSFEHADSEGFVKLWGLGIQTWAAKQSTAPTTSATTPGPAGE; via the coding sequence ATGGCGAAGCGAGTCGTGCTGGCCTACAGCGGAGGCCTCGACACCTCGGTGGCCGTGCGCTGGATGATCGAGCACCACGGGGTGGAGGTCATCACCGTGGCCTGCGACCTCGGCCAGGGGGGCGACTGGGAGGGCCTGCAGGCCAAGGCGTTCGCCGCCGGGGCCGTCGAGGCGATCGTCGTCGACTGCCGTGAGGAGTTCGCCCGGGACTTCCTGGCCCCGGCGCTGAAGGCCAACGCCCTCTACGAGGGGCGCTATCCGCTCGTCTCGGCGCTGTCCCGCCCGGTCATCGTGCGCCACCTCGTGGCCGCGGCCCGCTACCACGGGGCCGACGCGGTGGCCCACGGCTGCACCGGCAAGGGCAACGACCAGGTCCGCTTCGAGGTGGCCACCCGCGCCCTGGCTCCCGACCTCGAGATCCTCGCCCCGGTGCGGAACTGGGGGATGACCCGCGAGGACAGCATCGCCTACGCCGAGCAGCACGACATCCCGGTGGCGGCCACCCGGGAGAAGCTCTACTCCATCGACGACAACCTCTGGGGTCGGGCCATCGAGTGCGGCGAGATGGAGGACCCGTGGGCCCGTCCGCCGGAAGGCGTGTGGAGCCTCACGACGGTGAAGGCCTCCGAAGCGCGCGAGGTCGTCGTGGGCTTCGACCAGGGCGTGCCGGTGTCGATCGACGGGGAGGTCCGCCCGCTGCACGACCTGGTCGTGGAGATGAACGAGATCGTTGGCGCCTACGGCTGGGGGCGCCTCGACATGGTCGAGAACCGCCGCGTGGGGATCAAGAGCCGTGAGACCTACGAGGCGCCCGGCGCGTTGGCCCTCATCCAGGCCCACCAGGACCTCGAGTCCATCACCCTCGAGCGCGACGTCACCCACGAGAAGCAGCGCCTCGAGGGCCGGTACGCCGACCTCGTGTACGACGGGATGTGGTACTCGCCGCTGAAGGAGGCCCTCGACGCCTTCGTCGACTCGACCCAGCGCTTCGTGAGCGGCGAGGTGCGGCTGCGTCTCGAGCCGGGCCGCTGCTACGTGGTCGGGCGGCGCAGCCCCCACAGCCTCTACGACTACGGGCTGGCCACCTACGACGCCGCCGACAGC
- the argR gene encoding arginine repressor encodes MTARRKEPVKLGKTQRQHLVAKLVEGQAVANQAQLVELLAAEGVAATQATVSRDLDDLGAIKVRVPGGEAVYAIPAMPKEQRAPEDHLRRVFGDWVVEVAHSANLVVVRTPPGSAHVVASALDRSAVPDVVGTVAGDDTILVIVDERVGGAKLARRLSDLAGL; translated from the coding sequence GTGACCGCCCGTCGCAAGGAGCCGGTGAAGCTCGGCAAGACCCAGCGCCAGCACCTCGTCGCCAAGCTCGTCGAGGGCCAGGCGGTGGCCAACCAGGCTCAACTCGTCGAGCTGCTCGCCGCCGAGGGCGTGGCCGCCACCCAGGCCACCGTCTCCCGTGACCTCGATGACCTCGGGGCCATCAAGGTCCGGGTGCCGGGCGGCGAGGCCGTCTACGCCATCCCGGCGATGCCCAAGGAGCAGCGGGCCCCCGAGGACCACCTCCGCCGGGTCTTCGGCGACTGGGTCGTCGAGGTCGCCCACTCCGCCAACCTGGTGGTGGTGCGCACGCCGCCCGGCTCGGCGCACGTGGTGGCCTCCGCGCTCGACCGCTCCGCGGTCCCCGACGTGGTGGGAACGGTGGCCGGCGACGACACCATCCTCGTCATCGTCGACGAGCGCGTCGGCGGCGCGAAGCTGGCCCGACGCCTCTCCGACCTCGCGGGGCTCTGA
- the argF gene encoding ornithine carbamoyltransferase codes for MTVRHLLEIDDLSAAELREVLAAAESSAGTRPLAGRGVALLFEKPSLRTRNSMEMAVVGLGGHPLTIRPDEVGLDTRETVEDVARTLAGYHALIGARVFEHAKLERMAAVSTAPVVNMLSDDAHPLQALADLLTLAEEFGGLDALAGRAVAYVGDANNVTRSLALAAGLLGMDVRVATPEGYELSVADRARLDAAGVGVTSTHDPAEAVAGADAVYTDVWASMGQEAETERRRTAFADYTVDAGLMACAAPHAVFLHCLPAHRGEEVATDVLEGPRSRVWPQAAHRMDAARGALAWLWERR; via the coding sequence GTGACCGTGCGCCACCTGCTGGAGATCGACGACCTCTCGGCCGCCGAGCTGCGCGAGGTGCTCGCCGCTGCCGAGTCCTCCGCCGGCACCCGTCCGCTGGCCGGGCGGGGGGTGGCCCTCCTCTTCGAGAAGCCGTCGCTGCGCACCCGCAACTCGATGGAGATGGCCGTCGTGGGCCTCGGCGGCCATCCGCTGACCATCCGGCCCGACGAGGTCGGGCTCGACACCCGCGAGACGGTGGAGGACGTCGCCCGCACCCTCGCCGGCTACCACGCGCTCATCGGGGCTCGGGTCTTCGAGCACGCCAAGCTCGAGCGGATGGCGGCGGTGTCCACCGCGCCGGTCGTCAACATGCTCTCCGACGACGCCCACCCGCTCCAGGCCCTCGCCGACCTGTTGACCCTGGCCGAAGAGTTCGGTGGGCTCGACGCGCTGGCGGGACGGGCCGTGGCCTACGTGGGCGACGCCAACAACGTCACCCGGAGCCTGGCCCTGGCCGCCGGGCTGTTGGGCATGGACGTGCGGGTCGCCACCCCCGAGGGCTACGAGCTCTCCGTGGCGGACCGCGCCCGCCTCGATGCCGCCGGGGTGGGTGTGACCAGCACCCACGACCCTGCCGAGGCGGTGGCCGGCGCCGACGCGGTGTACACCGACGTCTGGGCCTCGATGGGCCAGGAGGCCGAGACCGAACGCCGGCGCACCGCGTTCGCCGACTACACCGTCGACGCCGGCCTGATGGCCTGCGCGGCTCCCCACGCCGTGTTCCTCCACTGCCTGCCCGCCCATCGCGGTGAGGAGGTGGCCACCGACGTCCTGGAGGGCCCCCGGAGCCGGGTGTGGCCCCAGGCGGCCCATCGGATGGACGCCGCCCGCGGCGCCCTGGCCTGGCTGTGGGAGCGACGGTGA
- a CDS encoding acetylornithine transaminase, whose protein sequence is MTTHAEAMGAPPGLDHCPFMPTYGAPTVQFVRGEGLLLWDRDGNEYLDFLAGLAVVGLGHAHPEVADAVAEQARTLTHVSNLFGTVPGAEVAITLDRLLGGGGQVFLANSGAEANECALKLARKYGGHGRHQVVSAYGSFHGRTLATLHATGQPAKWEAFAPLPEGFRHVAWNDLDALEAAIDPTVAAVLLEPVQGEGGVNPATAAYFEGVRRICDDRDVLFMVDEVQTGLGRTGEWFGFQHFGVEPDVVTMAKALGNGMPIGACWARRDVAAAFEPGDHATTYGGQPLAAAAALAVLGVMERDHAPSLAEHAGSYLRQGLLALDGVVEVRGLGLLLAAELSAGIDARAVAADALAAGLVLNAVTPSALRFAPPLVVTEAETDRALELLATVLAPHRSAADAGG, encoded by the coding sequence GTGACCACCCACGCCGAGGCCATGGGCGCCCCGCCCGGGCTCGACCACTGCCCGTTCATGCCGACCTACGGCGCCCCGACCGTGCAGTTCGTGCGCGGCGAGGGCCTCCTCCTCTGGGATCGCGACGGCAACGAGTACCTCGACTTCCTCGCCGGACTGGCCGTCGTCGGTCTGGGTCACGCCCACCCCGAGGTGGCCGACGCCGTCGCCGAGCAGGCCCGCACGCTCACCCACGTCTCCAACCTCTTCGGCACCGTCCCCGGGGCCGAGGTGGCCATCACCCTCGACCGGCTGCTCGGGGGCGGGGGCCAGGTGTTCCTCGCCAACTCCGGCGCCGAGGCGAACGAGTGCGCCCTCAAGCTGGCCCGCAAGTACGGCGGCCACGGTCGCCACCAGGTGGTGAGCGCCTACGGGTCGTTCCACGGTCGCACCCTGGCCACGCTCCACGCCACCGGCCAGCCCGCCAAGTGGGAGGCCTTCGCGCCGCTCCCCGAGGGCTTCCGGCACGTGGCCTGGAACGACCTCGACGCCCTCGAGGCGGCCATCGACCCGACGGTGGCGGCCGTGCTGCTCGAGCCGGTGCAGGGAGAAGGCGGCGTGAACCCCGCCACGGCGGCGTACTTCGAGGGCGTGCGGCGCATCTGCGACGACCGCGACGTGCTCTTCATGGTCGACGAGGTCCAGACCGGTCTCGGCCGCACCGGCGAGTGGTTCGGCTTCCAGCACTTCGGCGTCGAGCCCGACGTCGTCACGATGGCCAAGGCCCTCGGCAACGGGATGCCCATCGGTGCCTGCTGGGCCCGCCGGGACGTGGCGGCGGCGTTCGAGCCGGGCGACCACGCCACCACCTACGGAGGTCAGCCGCTCGCCGCGGCCGCGGCCCTGGCGGTGCTGGGTGTGATGGAGCGCGACCACGCCCCGTCCCTGGCCGAGCACGCCGGCTCCTACCTCCGCCAGGGGCTCCTGGCCCTCGACGGCGTCGTCGAGGTGCGGGGCCTCGGGCTCCTCCTCGCCGCCGAGCTCTCCGCCGGGATCGACGCCCGGGCCGTCGCCGCCGACGCCCTCGCCGCCGGCCTGGTGCTGAACGCGGTCACCCCGTCGGCCCTGCGCTTCGCCCCACCCCTCGTCGTCACCGAGGCCGAGACCGACCGTGCCCTCGAGCTGCTCGCGACGGTGCTGGCCCCGCACCGGTCCGCCGCCGACGCGGGAGGGTGA
- the argB gene encoding acetylglutamate kinase has protein sequence MSGAEKAGAAAPGAPPAHDVARAEVLIEALPHIRRFWGSTIVVKYGGNAMTDPALAESFAADIVLLQSVGINVVVVHGGGPQIGDLMTKLGKESEFRDGLRVTDAETLDIARMVLVGKVNRDIVAAINTHGPLAVGLSGEDAGLIEAGLRNPSLGFVGDVKRVNPAIVESLLAQDLIPVVSTIGADLLGQAYNINADAVAGALAGALGAEKAIYLTDIAGLLSDVADPTSLVSTIDTDGIAELLASGALSGGMIPKVEACLDALDGGVRAAHLLDGRVPHVVLLELFTDAGVGTMVVPAPQREDQP, from the coding sequence GTGAGCGGCGCCGAGAAAGCCGGAGCCGCCGCGCCCGGCGCACCGCCGGCCCACGACGTGGCCCGCGCCGAGGTCCTCATCGAGGCGTTGCCCCACATCCGGCGCTTCTGGGGTTCGACGATCGTCGTCAAGTACGGCGGCAACGCCATGACCGACCCGGCGCTGGCCGAGAGCTTCGCAGCCGACATCGTGCTGTTGCAGTCCGTGGGCATCAACGTCGTCGTGGTGCACGGCGGAGGGCCCCAGATCGGCGACCTCATGACCAAGCTCGGCAAGGAGTCGGAGTTCCGCGACGGGCTGCGCGTGACCGACGCCGAGACGCTCGACATCGCCCGGATGGTGCTCGTCGGGAAGGTGAACCGCGACATCGTCGCGGCCATCAACACGCACGGGCCGTTGGCCGTCGGCCTCTCGGGGGAGGACGCCGGGCTCATCGAGGCCGGGCTGAGGAACCCGTCGCTCGGCTTCGTCGGCGACGTGAAGCGGGTCAACCCCGCCATCGTCGAGTCGCTCCTCGCCCAGGACCTCATTCCGGTCGTCTCCACGATCGGCGCCGACCTGCTCGGCCAGGCCTACAACATCAACGCCGACGCCGTCGCCGGGGCCCTCGCCGGGGCACTCGGGGCGGAGAAGGCCATCTACCTCACCGACATCGCCGGCCTGCTGTCCGACGTCGCCGATCCCACCAGCCTCGTCTCGACCATCGACACCGACGGCATCGCCGAGCTCCTCGCGTCCGGCGCGCTGAGCGGCGGGATGATCCCGAAGGTCGAGGCGTGCCTCGACGCCCTCGACGGCGGGGTGCGCGCCGCCCACCTCCTCGACGGCCGGGTGCCCCATGTCGTGCTGCTCGAGCTGTTCACCGACGCCGGCGTCGGGACCATGGTGGTCCCCGCCCCCCAACGAGAGGACCAGCCGTGA
- the argJ gene encoding bifunctional glutamate N-acetyltransferase/amino-acid acetyltransferase ArgJ: protein MSVTAPQGFTAAGLAAGIKGSGDPDLALVAVDTGPGGTASAAGVFTRNLMTAPPVVVSRSNLAASGGRTAAVILNSGNANAATGEPGSRDAVTMCALVAAELGVDPHHVLVCSTGLIGIPLPMDVIEPAIAPLVAARSADGGPAAARAIMTTDTHAKEVVVAGDGFTVGGMAKGAAMLSPDMATMLAVLTTDAAAPPAELHAALTAAVERSFNTLDVDGCTSTNDTVLLLASGVAGPVDPVALAAAVARACTDLAEQMAGDAEGATKVVRLTVTGAHSDAEAAAGARYVARSQLVKCSWYGNDPYWGRIASDLGSCGIGFDPALLEVRYGGVTVCRHGVEADHDREAVAVHMAGRHLDVEAHLGLGAGRAMILTNDLTHAYVDENMGTS, encoded by the coding sequence ATGAGCGTCACCGCCCCCCAGGGGTTCACCGCCGCCGGCCTCGCCGCCGGCATCAAGGGCTCCGGGGACCCCGACCTCGCCCTCGTCGCCGTCGACACGGGCCCCGGCGGCACCGCCAGCGCCGCCGGGGTGTTCACGCGAAACCTCATGACCGCCCCCCCGGTGGTCGTCAGCCGCAGCAACCTGGCCGCGTCGGGCGGGCGCACGGCCGCCGTGATCCTCAACAGCGGCAACGCCAACGCCGCCACCGGCGAGCCCGGCTCACGCGACGCCGTCACGATGTGCGCCCTCGTCGCTGCCGAGCTCGGTGTCGACCCCCACCACGTCCTGGTGTGCTCGACGGGGCTCATCGGCATCCCGCTGCCGATGGACGTGATCGAGCCCGCCATCGCCCCCCTCGTCGCGGCCCGCTCGGCCGACGGCGGGCCCGCCGCGGCTCGGGCGATCATGACCACCGACACCCACGCCAAGGAGGTGGTCGTCGCCGGCGACGGCTTCACCGTGGGCGGCATGGCCAAGGGGGCGGCCATGCTCTCGCCCGACATGGCCACGATGCTGGCCGTGCTCACCACCGACGCCGCAGCCCCACCGGCCGAGCTGCACGCCGCCCTCACCGCGGCGGTCGAGAGGTCCTTCAACACCCTCGACGTCGACGGCTGCACGTCCACCAACGACACCGTCCTGTTGCTGGCCAGCGGGGTGGCCGGTCCGGTCGATCCGGTGGCGCTCGCCGCGGCCGTCGCCCGGGCCTGCACCGACCTCGCCGAGCAGATGGCCGGTGACGCCGAGGGGGCCACCAAGGTGGTGCGGCTCACCGTCACCGGGGCGCACTCCGACGCCGAGGCGGCGGCCGGCGCGCGCTACGTGGCCCGCAGCCAGCTGGTGAAGTGCTCCTGGTACGGCAACGATCCCTACTGGGGCCGGATCGCCAGCGACCTCGGCAGCTGCGGCATCGGCTTCGACCCGGCGTTGCTCGAGGTCCGCTACGGCGGCGTGACCGTGTGCCGCCACGGCGTCGAGGCCGACCACGATCGGGAGGCCGTCGCAGTGCACATGGCCGGGCGTCACCTCGACGTCGAGGCCCACCTCGGCCTGGGCGCCGGGAGGGCCATGATCCTCACCAACGACCTCACCCACGCGTACGTCGACGAGAACATGGGCACGTCGTGA
- the argC gene encoding N-acetyl-gamma-glutamyl-phosphate reductase, with the protein MVEVGIVGASGYTGAELLRLCAGHPDLHVRWATGDTQAGVAAAELYPSLTAAYPDLRFSPYDEAALADVDLVFSALPHGASQALMPTLRREVRWVVDLAADFRLQDPALYPHWYGEPHAAPALLADFAYGLPELFRADIAAATAVATPGCYPTAAALAVAPLVAEGLVELDTIVVDAVSGLSGAGRPPKEHNTFCAADEDVTAYGLLTHRHTPEIEQSVARIAGVGADEVSALFTPHLVPMSRGMLATCYLRPRAGTGDGGDLTTDGLLELYRAAYADEPFVVVTAGSPSTKACTGSNTAHVTVRADPRTGWIVALAAIDNLTKGASGQALQCANILAGLPEGTGLSGVGVYP; encoded by the coding sequence ATGGTCGAGGTCGGCATCGTCGGGGCGTCCGGGTACACGGGGGCCGAGCTGTTGCGGCTGTGCGCGGGGCACCCGGACCTTCACGTGCGGTGGGCCACCGGCGACACGCAGGCCGGCGTCGCGGCGGCCGAGCTCTACCCGAGCCTGACGGCGGCCTACCCGGACCTGCGCTTCTCGCCCTACGACGAGGCCGCCCTGGCCGACGTCGACCTGGTCTTCTCGGCGCTGCCGCACGGGGCGTCCCAGGCGCTCATGCCCACCCTGCGCCGCGAGGTGCGCTGGGTCGTCGACCTCGCCGCCGACTTCCGGCTGCAGGACCCGGCGCTGTACCCGCACTGGTACGGCGAACCCCACGCGGCCCCGGCCCTGCTCGCCGACTTCGCCTACGGGCTGCCCGAGCTCTTCCGTGCCGACATCGCCGCCGCCACCGCCGTGGCCACCCCCGGCTGCTATCCCACCGCCGCCGCCCTGGCCGTCGCGCCGCTCGTCGCCGAAGGCCTCGTCGAGCTCGACACCATCGTCGTCGACGCCGTGAGCGGCCTCTCGGGGGCCGGGCGGCCGCCCAAGGAGCACAACACGTTCTGCGCGGCCGACGAGGACGTCACCGCCTACGGCCTGCTGACCCACCGCCACACCCCCGAGATCGAACAGAGCGTGGCCCGGATCGCCGGAGTCGGCGCCGACGAGGTCTCGGCCCTGTTCACCCCGCACCTCGTGCCGATGAGCAGGGGGATGCTGGCCACCTGCTATCTCCGCCCCCGGGCCGGGACCGGGGACGGGGGCGACCTCACCACCGATGGCCTCCTCGAGCTGTACCGGGCGGCGTACGCCGACGAACCCTTCGTCGTGGTCACCGCCGGGTCGCCCTCCACCAAGGCGTGCACCGGCTCCAACACCGCGCACGTCACGGTGCGGGCCGACCCCCGCACCGGGTGGATCGTGGCCCTGGCCGCCATCGACAACCTCACCAAGGGCGCCTCCGGGCAGGCCCTGCAGTGCGCCAACATCCTGGCCGGCCTCCCGGAGGGCACCGGCCTGAGCGGCGTCGGGGTGTACCCGTGA
- the pheT gene encoding phenylalanine--tRNA ligase subunit beta encodes MKVLLSWLREFAPFEGDPIVLGDVMSDLGMAVESVERLGEGLDGIVVARVLSLRPHPDADRIQLVDVDAGDGDALQICCGAFNMAEGDLVPLATLGTVMPDGMEIARRKMRGEWSNGMLCSGRELGLGDDHSGIWVLDPGPEPGTAITEALGITPDVLYDLEINPNRPDAMSVAGVARDLAARLGIPFAVPEPAVVEVPGAAGIRPSVEIVDPDLCGRFHVRVIEGVRVGPSPRWIADRLAALGMRPINNVVDASNYVMLELGQPNHTYDAAKVPGAALRVRWARDGEVITTLDDLERTLTAGRDGVIADAADTAVGIAGVMGGASTEISPSTTTVLLEFAWWQPMAVARSSKFLGLRSEASARFERGTDPEILDLAARRLAELLAPSGAQLVAGGLTVDGDLPSREPVRVRQSRVNALLGTELPVGEITGHLTGIGFGVEHIGDDPSAAVPAPDGGWAPSAVLAVRVPTFRPDTTTETDVIEEIARHHGYSRITPRLFTSPQTGSLTPRQRDRRRLRDVLVGLGLDEAMPLPFLAPGDLAACGLAVDAVTVTNPLATEESVLRPSLRPGLLKAVAYNESHRIDGAALFEVGKVFGRPPEGRGLPDEREHLGVVVAGADALAAVAIWEAVAHTFGLVDPAVDQEGGPAGLHPGRRGVLTVGDVPVVVGEVGEIDPGVLEALGVRERVAWLQLDLDALFAEPHGDHPYRRISRFPSSDLDLAFEVDEAVPAARVRRTIEAAAGELAVGVELFDVFRGEPVAAGRRSLAYRLRLQSADRTLTDADLTELRRRVVDAVESTLPATLRG; translated from the coding sequence GTGAAGGTCCTGTTGTCGTGGCTCCGCGAGTTCGCGCCCTTCGAGGGCGACCCGATCGTGCTCGGCGACGTGATGAGCGACCTCGGGATGGCCGTCGAGTCGGTCGAACGCCTCGGCGAGGGCCTCGACGGCATCGTCGTGGCCCGCGTCCTCTCGCTGCGACCCCATCCCGACGCCGACCGGATCCAGCTCGTCGACGTCGACGCCGGCGACGGCGACGCGCTGCAGATCTGCTGCGGGGCGTTCAACATGGCCGAGGGCGACCTCGTCCCCCTGGCGACGCTCGGCACGGTGATGCCCGACGGGATGGAGATCGCCCGGCGCAAGATGCGTGGCGAGTGGTCGAACGGGATGCTCTGCTCGGGGCGGGAGCTCGGCCTGGGCGACGACCACTCCGGGATCTGGGTGCTCGACCCCGGCCCCGAGCCGGGCACCGCGATCACCGAGGCCCTCGGGATCACCCCTGACGTGCTCTACGACCTCGAGATCAACCCCAACCGGCCCGACGCCATGTCCGTGGCCGGCGTGGCCCGCGACCTGGCGGCCCGCCTCGGCATCCCCTTCGCGGTGCCCGAGCCGGCGGTCGTCGAGGTCCCGGGGGCGGCGGGGATCCGACCGTCGGTCGAGATCGTCGACCCGGACCTGTGCGGGCGCTTCCACGTCCGGGTGATCGAGGGCGTCCGGGTGGGACCATCGCCCCGTTGGATCGCCGACCGGCTCGCCGCTCTCGGCATGCGACCCATCAACAACGTCGTGGACGCGTCGAACTACGTGATGCTCGAGCTCGGCCAGCCCAACCACACCTACGACGCCGCGAAGGTGCCCGGCGCCGCCCTGCGGGTCCGCTGGGCCCGCGACGGCGAGGTCATCACCACGCTCGACGACCTCGAGCGCACCCTCACCGCCGGTCGCGACGGCGTGATCGCCGACGCGGCCGACACCGCGGTGGGGATCGCCGGCGTGATGGGAGGTGCATCGACCGAGATCTCCCCGTCGACCACCACGGTCCTCCTGGAGTTCGCCTGGTGGCAGCCGATGGCCGTCGCCCGGAGCTCGAAGTTCCTCGGACTGCGCTCGGAGGCCTCGGCCCGCTTCGAGCGGGGCACCGACCCCGAGATCCTCGACCTCGCCGCCCGCCGCCTGGCGGAGCTCCTCGCGCCGTCGGGGGCGCAGCTGGTGGCCGGCGGCCTCACCGTCGACGGTGACCTGCCGTCGCGGGAGCCGGTCCGCGTCCGCCAGAGCCGGGTCAACGCGCTGCTCGGCACGGAGCTGCCCGTGGGGGAGATCACCGGCCACCTCACCGGCATCGGCTTCGGGGTCGAGCACATCGGCGACGACCCGTCGGCGGCCGTGCCGGCCCCGGACGGGGGCTGGGCGCCCTCGGCCGTGCTCGCGGTGCGGGTGCCCACCTTCCGGCCCGACACCACCACCGAGACCGATGTGATCGAGGAGATCGCCCGCCACCACGGGTACAGCCGCATCACGCCGCGGCTGTTCACCTCGCCGCAGACCGGCTCGCTCACCCCTCGTCAGCGCGACCGCCGGCGCCTGCGCGACGTCCTGGTGGGCCTGGGCCTCGACGAGGCCATGCCCCTGCCGTTCCTCGCCCCTGGCGACCTGGCCGCCTGCGGTCTCGCCGTCGACGCCGTCACGGTGACGAACCCGCTCGCCACCGAGGAGTCGGTGCTGCGCCCCTCCCTGCGCCCCGGACTCCTCAAGGCGGTGGCCTACAACGAGTCGCACCGCATCGACGGGGCGGCGCTGTTCGAGGTGGGCAAGGTGTTCGGCCGCCCGCCCGAGGGCCGAGGGCTCCCCGACGAGCGCGAGCACCTCGGGGTGGTGGTGGCGGGGGCCGACGCCCTCGCCGCGGTGGCGATCTGGGAGGCCGTGGCGCACACCTTCGGTCTGGTCGATCCGGCCGTCGATCAGGAGGGCGGGCCCGCCGGGCTCCATCCGGGGCGCCGGGGCGTGCTCACCGTCGGCGACGTCCCGGTGGTCGTCGGTGAGGTGGGGGAGATCGACCCGGGGGTGCTGGAGGCCCTCGGTGTCCGCGAGCGGGTGGCGTGGCTCCAGCTGGACCTCGACGCGCTGTTCGCCGAGCCCCACGGCGATCACCCGTACCGGCGCATCAGCCGCTTCCCGTCGAGCGACCTCGATCTGGCCTTCGAGGTCGACGAGGCCGTCCCGGCGGCCCGGGTGCGCCGCACCATCGAGGCGGCGGCGGGGGAGTTGGCCGTCGGGGTCGAGCTGTTCGACGTGTTCCGGGGGGAGCCGGTGGCCGCCGGTCGCCGGAGCCTGGCGTACCGCCTGCGCCTGCAGTCCGCCGATCGGACGCTGACCGACGCCGACCTCACCGAGCTGCGCCGCCGGGTCGTCGACGCCGTCGAGTCCACCCTCCCCGCCACCCTCCGCGGCTGA
- the pheS gene encoding phenylalanine--tRNA ligase subunit alpha has translation MTDDLPGLIDRALDQIAAAGHLDALRAVEAGLVGKSGEVTARKRGLGELAPEERRTAGQALNEARVRIEAAIAERQRALTEAARAELLAGERLDLTEALDHRRRGSLHLVTQTLDRLVDLFVGMGFTVAEGPEVETDWHNFEALNIPSAHPARGMWDTLYVDLGEPETTLLRTHTSPVQIRVMSEGEPPFHAVMPGRVYRRDTADASHMPVFHQIEGLVVDRGISFADMAGTLETFTTAYFGGAIHSRLRPSYFPFTEPSAEYDINCVFCEGRGCRTCAQTGWLELGGCGMVHPNVLTNVGLDPEEWSGFAFGFGLDRLALMRHGVDDIREMYTGDVRFLEQFPS, from the coding sequence ATGACCGACGACCTCCCCGGTCTCATCGACCGGGCCCTCGACCAGATCGCCGCCGCAGGCCACCTCGACGCGCTCCGCGCCGTGGAGGCGGGTCTCGTCGGCAAGAGCGGCGAGGTGACCGCCCGCAAGCGGGGGCTCGGCGAGCTGGCTCCCGAGGAGCGCCGCACCGCCGGGCAGGCCCTGAACGAGGCTCGGGTCCGGATCGAGGCCGCGATCGCCGAGCGGCAGCGGGCCCTCACCGAGGCCGCCCGGGCCGAGCTCCTCGCCGGGGAGCGGCTCGATCTCACCGAGGCCCTCGACCACCGTCGCCGGGGCAGCCTGCACCTCGTCACCCAGACCCTCGACCGCCTCGTCGACCTGTTCGTCGGCATGGGCTTCACCGTCGCCGAGGGGCCCGAGGTGGAGACCGACTGGCACAACTTCGAGGCGCTCAACATCCCGTCCGCGCATCCGGCCCGGGGGATGTGGGACACCCTCTACGTCGACCTCGGCGAGCCCGAGACCACTCTGTTGCGCACCCACACCTCGCCGGTCCAGATCCGGGTGATGAGCGAGGGCGAGCCGCCGTTCCACGCGGTGATGCCGGGCCGGGTGTACCGGCGCGACACCGCCGACGCCAGCCACATGCCGGTGTTCCACCAGATCGAGGGCCTGGTCGTCGACCGGGGCATCTCCTTCGCCGACATGGCCGGCACGCTGGAGACCTTCACCACCGCCTACTTCGGGGGCGCCATCCACTCCCGGCTGCGCCCCTCCTACTTCCCGTTCACCGAGCCGTCGGCGGAGTACGACATCAACTGCGTGTTCTGCGAGGGACGGGGCTGTCGAACCTGCGCCCAGACCGGGTGGCTCGAGCTCGGGGGCTGCGGGATGGTGCACCCCAACGTGTTGACCAACGTCGGGCTCGACCCCGAGGAGTGGTCGGGCTTCGCGTTCGGCTTCGGCCTCGACCGCCTGGCGCTCATGCGCCACGGCGTCGACGACATCCGCGAGATGTACACCGGCGACGTCCGCTTCCTGGAGCAGTTCCCGTCGTGA